A window from Sinanaerobacter sp. ZZT-01 encodes these proteins:
- a CDS encoding DNA alkylation repair protein: MMNLSSNEIKSHLFSMSDEAYKSFHSNLVPGVHNIIGIRIPKLRSFAKEIAKDEWSLYLKGASDDYYEEILLQGLVIAYAKMDYSDRLSYIKGFIPKINNWAVCDSFCSSLKDTAKHREEMLSFLQPYLHSDQEFFLRFAIVMLMDYYIFDEYIDMVLSEMDQIKHEGYYVKMAVAWAISMCFVKFPEKTLYFLSENNLDDFTYNKALQKTIESLRVDKETKDKLRRMKRK; encoded by the coding sequence ATGATGAACCTCTCTTCAAATGAAATTAAATCACACCTTTTTTCCATGTCAGATGAGGCGTATAAAAGCTTTCACAGCAATCTGGTTCCAGGTGTCCATAACATAATCGGCATTCGTATTCCAAAGCTTCGAAGCTTTGCGAAAGAGATTGCAAAAGATGAATGGAGCCTCTATTTAAAAGGTGCCTCTGATGACTATTATGAAGAAATCCTGCTGCAAGGCCTCGTCATCGCTTATGCAAAAATGGACTATTCAGACCGTCTCTCTTATATAAAAGGCTTTATTCCTAAAATAAATAACTGGGCAGTCTGTGACAGCTTTTGCAGTAGCCTGAAAGATACCGCAAAGCATAGGGAGGAAATGCTTTCCTTCCTACAGCCCTATCTCCACTCTGATCAGGAATTTTTCCTACGATTTGCAATTGTAATGCTGATGGATTATTATATCTTTGACGAATACATCGATATGGTTCTTTCTGAAATGGATCAAATCAAGCATGAAGGCTACTATGTAAAGATGGCAGTAGCTTGGGCAATTTCAATGTGTTTTGTAAAATTTCCGGAAAAGACCTTGTACTTTCTCTCAGAAAATAATCTGGATGATTTTACCTATAATAAAGCTTTACAGAAAACGATCGAATCGCTTCGAGTGGATAAGGAAACAAAGGATAAGCTGCGCCGTATGAAGCGAAAATAA
- a CDS encoding Gx transporter family protein — protein MSKNTISLKIKKLSISAALTSLALIFSYIEFLIPFSFGNTGIKLGLANVVILVALYTLGASYAFSINLLRVVLSGLLFGNVFAIAYSFAGALFSFLCMLLLKKTNWFSIIGVSMAGGVAHNLGQIIIAAFLVESMKIFYYFPVLVFSGMITGILIGVIAHFLCNRINQWRRL, from the coding sequence ATGTCTAAAAATACGATATCTTTAAAAATCAAAAAACTATCCATAAGTGCAGCGCTTACTTCACTTGCACTTATTTTCTCCTATATCGAGTTTTTAATTCCGTTTTCTTTCGGAAACACCGGTATCAAGTTGGGGTTGGCCAATGTGGTTATCCTCGTAGCACTTTACACTCTTGGTGCATCTTATGCCTTTTCTATTAATCTGCTTCGGGTGGTTCTTTCCGGTCTGCTGTTCGGCAACGTATTTGCCATCGCTTATTCCTTTGCCGGTGCCTTATTCAGCTTTCTATGCATGCTTCTTCTGAAAAAGACAAACTGGTTTAGTATCATCGGCGTAAGTATGGCAGGCGGTGTTGCACACAACCTCGGTCAGATTATCATTGCTGCCTTTCTGGTTGAAAGCATGAAGATCTTCTATTATTTTCCGGTCCTTGTTTTTTCGGGAATGATTACCGGAATTTTAATCGGTGTAATCGCCCATTTCCTCTGCAATCGCATCAATCAATGGAGACGTCTTTAA
- a CDS encoding spermidine/putrescine ABC transporter substrate-binding protein: MKQNLLKFFCCTVSALLLFSFSSTVSSALELKDPSYYERFQGKGISISVYNWGEYLSNGSDGLMNINEEFTKLTGIKVNYTNFATNEELYAKMKSGGSNYDVIFPSDYMIARMIKEEMLAPLHRENLPNETYLNPLFEENSYDPGNVYSLPYTWGTVVIIYNKEKIKEPVDSWNILWDEKYKNEILMFSNSRDSFGIALKTLGYSLNSEDPKQLREAANLLKEQKPLVQAYVMDQIFDKMEANEAILAPYYAGDTLAMMDSNEALAVAVPKEGTNLFVDAACIPANSTNQEAAEMYINFLNEPQVAADNIEYIGYSTPNLAAFDLLDEATQNNEIIYPSDEILAQSEQFINLSDETNLRMDQLWTEVLASKGNFAAWGLAPIITILGLFAVKNWIKYNRRKKRRRMIE, translated from the coding sequence ATGAAACAAAATCTTTTGAAATTTTTTTGCTGTACAGTCAGTGCCCTGCTTTTATTTTCCTTCTCCTCTACGGTTTCTTCTGCATTGGAACTGAAGGATCCTAGCTACTATGAGCGCTTTCAGGGAAAAGGTATTTCCATCAGCGTCTATAATTGGGGCGAATACTTATCCAACGGCAGCGACGGTTTAATGAATATTAATGAGGAATTTACAAAATTGACAGGGATTAAGGTCAATTATACAAATTTTGCAACGAATGAAGAGCTTTATGCAAAGATGAAAAGCGGTGGCTCTAACTATGACGTTATTTTCCCATCGGATTATATGATTGCTCGTATGATAAAAGAAGAAATGCTGGCTCCTTTACATCGCGAAAATCTGCCGAATGAAACCTACCTGAATCCATTATTTGAAGAAAACAGTTACGACCCGGGGAACGTTTATTCTCTTCCTTACACCTGGGGAACCGTCGTTATTATTTATAATAAAGAGAAAATCAAAGAGCCCGTTGACAGCTGGAACATTTTATGGGATGAAAAATATAAAAATGAAATATTGATGTTCAGCAATTCGAGAGATTCGTTTGGTATTGCATTAAAGACACTCGGCTACTCCCTGAACAGTGAAGACCCAAAACAGCTTCGAGAAGCTGCTAATCTTTTAAAGGAGCAAAAGCCTTTGGTACAAGCTTATGTCATGGATCAAATTTTTGATAAAATGGAAGCAAATGAAGCCATATTGGCTCCTTATTATGCCGGAGATACCCTAGCCATGATGGACTCAAATGAAGCTCTCGCAGTTGCTGTCCCGAAGGAGGGAACGAATCTCTTTGTCGATGCAGCCTGCATCCCTGCAAACAGCACGAACCAAGAAGCAGCTGAAATGTATATTAATTTTTTAAATGAGCCGCAAGTAGCAGCTGATAATATCGAATACATCGGCTACTCCACACCAAATTTAGCCGCCTTTGACTTACTGGACGAAGCAACACAAAACAATGAAATCATTTATCCGTCCGATGAAATATTGGCACAATCGGAACAATTTATCAACTTATCCGATGAAACTAATTTAAGAATGGACCAGCTTTGGACAGAGGTCTTAGCCAGCAAAGGTAACTTTGCCGCTTGGGGTCTTGCGCCAATTATAACGATTCTAGGACTCTTCGCGGTAAAAAACTGGATAAAATATAACCGCAGAAAGAAAAGGAGGAGAATGATAGAATGA
- a CDS encoding amidohydrolase gives MGQSTEDKKDSLSRRLIAIRRDLHCYPESGWQEYRTSVRIIEHLEEWGVKYQFGKEILDPKLRRGCPNEQEDKKAIKRAVKETKRSDLIAKMEGGFTGVIARIEGEKRSSEKRPVFLLRFDMDANEIQECTSEEHRPYKEGFVSLHDGIMHACGHDGHVAIGLGVIKQLQENRDLFHAEIRILFQPAEEGVRGAAAFAKTNLTQGVDYMLSGHIGLNANRLGMFAAATTEFLATTKMKVSFYGKASHAGNCPQEGKNALAAACNATLNILGISRHSEGDSRVNVGALRADGPANIIPDYAELVLETRGSTNEVNQYMQKRVETICEGAAEMEGCKHKLEIIGEAGCASCNTELAAFVVQQAKANPFFDQIVDELEFHASEDVTELLNAVHGQGGKATYMLFGTSLSAPHHNDCFDFDEGVLEPAAELFFQCILELCKKKEISQLIPKKN, from the coding sequence ATGGGACAGAGTACAGAAGATAAAAAGGATAGTCTATCAAGAAGACTGATTGCGATTCGAAGAGATTTGCACTGCTATCCCGAATCCGGGTGGCAGGAATACCGTACCAGTGTACGAATTATAGAACATTTGGAAGAATGGGGTGTGAAATACCAATTTGGAAAAGAAATTCTTGATCCAAAGCTTAGAAGAGGATGCCCGAATGAGCAGGAGGACAAAAAAGCAATAAAGCGTGCGGTGAAAGAAACAAAGCGCAGCGATTTGATTGCAAAGATGGAAGGTGGCTTTACCGGAGTGATCGCGCGGATCGAGGGAGAGAAAAGAAGCAGTGAAAAGAGACCTGTATTTCTGCTCCGTTTTGATATGGATGCAAATGAGATACAAGAGTGTACCAGTGAGGAGCACCGCCCGTATAAAGAAGGTTTTGTATCACTGCATGATGGTATTATGCATGCCTGCGGTCATGATGGACACGTTGCCATTGGTTTGGGAGTTATTAAACAATTACAGGAAAATCGTGATTTATTTCATGCAGAGATTCGCATTTTATTTCAACCGGCAGAGGAGGGTGTTCGTGGCGCAGCTGCTTTTGCAAAAACTAATTTGACGCAGGGGGTTGACTATATGTTGTCCGGACACATTGGATTAAATGCAAATCGCTTGGGGATGTTTGCAGCAGCAACGACAGAATTTCTAGCAACGACAAAAATGAAGGTATCCTTTTATGGCAAAGCGTCACATGCAGGAAATTGTCCGCAGGAAGGAAAAAATGCTTTGGCTGCAGCATGTAATGCGACGCTAAATATCTTAGGTATTTCACGGCATAGCGAAGGAGATAGCCGGGTCAATGTCGGAGCCTTACGGGCAGACGGACCGGCGAATATAATACCGGATTATGCGGAGCTGGTACTGGAAACCAGAGGTAGTACCAACGAGGTAAACCAATATATGCAAAAGCGAGTAGAGACGATTTGCGAAGGTGCTGCTGAGATGGAAGGCTGTAAACATAAATTAGAGATAATAGGAGAGGCAGGCTGTGCATCCTGTAATACAGAACTTGCAGCCTTTGTTGTACAGCAGGCAAAGGCAAATCCTTTTTTCGATCAGATTGTCGATGAATTGGAATTTCATGCAAGCGAAGATGTGACTGAGCTGCTGAATGCAGTTCATGGACAAGGAGGGAAAGCAACTTATATGCTGTTTGGTACTTCTCTAAGTGCACCGCACCATAACGATTGTTTTGATTTTGATGAAGGTGTGTTAGAACCGGCAGCAGAACTTTTTTTTCAATGTATATTAGAATTATGTAAAAAGAAAGAGATCAGCCAGCTGATCCCTAAAAAGAATTGA
- a CDS encoding ABC transporter permease has product MSKWLSKGYTGLILTFLYAPIFVLILYSFNQSKSRGHWTGFSFRWYERLFHNDAILNAFITTLLVAVIASVIATVLGTAAAIGIHNMKKRSRTVVMNVTYLPVINPEIVMGVSLMLLFVLMGIKFGLLTLVLAHITFNLPYVILSVMPKLRQMDHYLFEAAMDLGCTPWQAFAKVTLPEIMPGVVTGFLMAFTFSLDDFNISYFVSGDKFQTLPILIYSMTRKRVSPEINALSAIIFIVVLLILILVNINDARLEKEQRKKEDALR; this is encoded by the coding sequence ATGAGCAAATGGCTTTCCAAAGGCTACACCGGCCTTATACTCACCTTCCTCTATGCACCTATTTTTGTATTGATTTTATATTCCTTTAATCAGAGTAAAAGTCGAGGGCATTGGACCGGTTTCAGCTTCCGATGGTATGAAAGACTCTTTCACAACGACGCAATTTTAAACGCTTTTATCACAACTTTGCTAGTCGCCGTCATCGCCTCGGTCATCGCAACGGTTCTAGGTACTGCGGCAGCAATCGGCATTCACAATATGAAAAAGCGTTCCCGCACAGTAGTCATGAATGTCACCTATCTTCCGGTTATCAATCCGGAAATCGTTATGGGTGTTTCTTTAATGCTGCTTTTCGTCTTAATGGGAATTAAGTTCGGGCTGCTTACTTTAGTACTGGCGCACATCACCTTCAATCTGCCTTACGTCATATTGAGTGTTATGCCAAAACTGCGACAAATGGATCATTACCTATTCGAAGCAGCAATGGACCTAGGCTGTACTCCCTGGCAGGCTTTTGCAAAGGTAACGCTCCCTGAGATTATGCCCGGGGTCGTAACCGGATTTTTGATGGCATTTACTTTTTCACTGGATGATTTTAATATCAGTTATTTTGTAAGCGGCGATAAGTTCCAAACTTTGCCGATTTTGATTTATTCTATGACCAGAAAACGTGTCAGTCCTGAAATCAACGCTTTATCTGCAATCATTTTTATTGTTGTTCTCTTGATTCTGATTTTGGTAAACATCAATGACGCACGTTTGGAAAAAGAGCAGCGAAAAAAGGAGGATGCACTGCGATGA
- a CDS encoding ABC transporter permease, with amino-acid sequence MKIKATASPYLLWMILFIIIPLGLVAYFSVTDRSGHFSLDNYKDAFAYAPVIFNSIWLAIIATVVCLILAYPLAYTFSRSRPSHQRTLILLIMLPMWMNFLLRTYAWMTLLENNGLINRFFGFFGLGPFEMINTSGAVVLGMVYNYLPFMILPLYSVMTKIDYSLIEAAQDLGCNSIQILKNVIIPLSMPGITTGVTMVFVPSVSTFVISRMLGGGSNMLIGDLIEMQFLGNAYNPNLGSALSMVLMVIILICMALTNMFSDVEEKEGMLI; translated from the coding sequence ATGAAAATAAAAGCTACCGCTTCTCCATATCTTTTATGGATGATTTTATTCATTATCATTCCTCTGGGTTTGGTTGCTTATTTTTCCGTAACCGACCGTTCCGGACATTTCAGCTTAGATAATTACAAAGACGCCTTTGCCTATGCACCAGTCATTTTCAACTCTATTTGGCTGGCTATTATTGCAACGGTAGTCTGCTTAATTCTAGCGTATCCGCTGGCTTACACCTTCTCAAGGAGTAGACCCAGCCATCAAAGGACTCTCATCCTTTTGATTATGCTTCCTATGTGGATGAACTTCCTCCTTCGAACCTATGCATGGATGACACTTTTAGAAAACAACGGACTGATTAACCGTTTTTTTGGTTTTTTTGGACTTGGACCCTTTGAAATGATTAATACATCAGGCGCAGTCGTTTTGGGGATGGTCTATAACTATCTTCCGTTCATGATTCTTCCTCTATACTCTGTCATGACAAAAATCGACTATTCCCTAATTGAAGCCGCACAAGACTTAGGATGTAATTCCATTCAAATTTTAAAAAATGTAATTATCCCACTGAGTATGCCGGGAATCACTACAGGTGTTACGATGGTCTTTGTTCCTTCTGTTTCCACCTTTGTAATCTCACGCATGCTGGGCGGCGGCTCGAATATGCTCATTGGTGATTTGATTGAAATGCAGTTTTTAGGTAATGCCTACAATCCAAATCTTGGTTCAGCACTTTCAATGGTGCTTATGGTCATCATCTTAATCTGCATGGCCTTGACCAATATGTTTAGCGATGTGGAAGAAAAGGAGGGTATGCTGATATGA
- a CDS encoding ArsB/NhaD family transporter — MISQQFISIVIFIVVIVAIMSEKVHRAVAAITGSVLLVLLRVLSIDACISYIDFNTIGVLIGMMLFVAVVKNSGIFEYIAIKAAKLAKGNPWKIMMFFMLLTAVLSAFLDNVTTVLLMGPMTIAITRMLKINPVPFLMTQILSSNVGGTATLIGDPPNIMIGSAAHLSFMDFIVNLGPAILVILAITILCVYFIYGRHLIVDDSAIQEVLKLDERKSVKDPSLMRKSVILTFFVAIGFMLHSTLGIESCIVALTAACIILIVGKQDVDEIIAGVEWSTIVFFTGLFIVVGGMVEVGVIDKLAHLLMKATEGHMAVTMLALLWISAILSSILDNIPFVATLIPLILTMEQSGLNVTPLWWAISLGACLGGNGTLIGASANVVLSGISNKHGYPITFVQYLKIGYPMMILSVVLSTIYLVVRFV; from the coding sequence ATGATTTCACAGCAATTCATCTCAATTGTTATATTTATTGTGGTAATCGTTGCAATCATGTCTGAAAAAGTGCATCGTGCAGTCGCTGCCATAACCGGCTCTGTATTGCTCGTCTTATTGCGAGTGTTGAGCATCGATGCTTGTATTTCGTACATTGACTTTAACACAATCGGAGTCTTAATCGGCATGATGCTGTTTGTCGCTGTAGTCAAAAACTCCGGTATATTTGAATATATTGCGATAAAAGCCGCAAAGCTGGCAAAAGGAAATCCATGGAAAATAATGATGTTTTTCATGCTTCTAACCGCTGTGCTGTCCGCATTTTTAGACAACGTAACCACCGTGCTGCTTATGGGGCCGATGACGATTGCCATCACTCGCATGCTAAAGATCAATCCAGTTCCTTTCTTAATGACACAAATACTCTCTTCCAACGTTGGCGGTACCGCAACGCTCATCGGTGACCCTCCAAACATTATGATTGGAAGTGCCGCACATCTGAGTTTTATGGACTTTATCGTTAACTTAGGCCCAGCCATTTTGGTTATTTTAGCAATAACGATCTTATGTGTTTACTTCATTTATGGAAGACATCTCATTGTTGACGATTCTGCAATACAAGAGGTTCTTAAGTTAGACGAACGAAAATCCGTAAAAGATCCATCTTTAATGCGAAAAAGTGTTATTTTAACTTTTTTTGTTGCAATTGGTTTTATGCTGCACAGCACACTTGGAATCGAATCCTGCATTGTTGCTCTTACAGCGGCCTGCATCATTCTCATTGTCGGAAAGCAAGATGTCGATGAAATTATTGCCGGAGTCGAATGGTCAACCATTGTATTTTTCACTGGACTATTTATCGTCGTTGGTGGTATGGTAGAAGTAGGTGTAATTGATAAGCTTGCACACCTGCTAATGAAAGCAACGGAAGGACATATGGCCGTTACTATGTTGGCTCTTCTTTGGATTTCCGCTATCTTATCCTCCATATTGGATAACATTCCGTTTGTTGCCACGTTGATTCCTCTTATCCTTACTATGGAACAAAGCGGACTTAATGTCACACCTCTTTGGTGGGCAATTTCACTGGGTGCTTGTCTGGGAGGAAACGGAACTTTAATCGGAGCTTCTGCAAATGTTGTATTATCCGGTATCAGTAATAAGCATGGTTACCCGATTACCTTTGTACAATATCTAAAAATCGGATATCCTATGATGATTCTCTCTGTGGTGCTGTCTACCATTTATTTGGTAGTTCGGTTTGTTTAA
- a CDS encoding ABC transporter ATP-binding protein, whose amino-acid sequence MHNNTLISLQNISVEFDGEKILNGIDLDINDKEFVTLLGPSGCGKTTTLRIIGGFIDPDQGDVFFNGTRLNGVPPYKRHVNTVFQRYALFPHLNVYENIEFGLKISKKLSETERKALVKEMLALVNLKGYELRKVTQLSGGQQQRVAIARALVNHPRVLLLDEPLGALDLKLRKDMQIELKRIQQRLNITFIYVTHDQEEALTMSDRVIVMKDGNILQIGSPTDIYNEPVNAFVADFIGESNILDGIMHEDYLVEFAGKKLECVDFGFDKKEAVDVVIRPEDWKITAPQQGQFSAVVDSIIFKGVHWEIIAKHADLSFMIHTTQKYEVGTSIGMSIIPEDIHIMHKMPPEEDSKQEEEQ is encoded by the coding sequence ATGCACAACAATACTTTAATTAGTCTACAAAACATTTCTGTGGAATTCGATGGTGAAAAAATCCTGAATGGAATTGACCTCGACATTAATGATAAGGAATTCGTTACACTGCTGGGACCTTCCGGGTGTGGGAAAACAACCACGCTTCGTATTATTGGAGGCTTTATTGATCCGGATCAGGGTGACGTTTTTTTTAATGGAACAAGGCTGAACGGTGTCCCTCCCTATAAAAGGCACGTGAACACCGTATTTCAAAGATATGCTCTTTTTCCGCATTTGAATGTCTATGAAAACATCGAATTTGGTCTTAAAATTAGCAAGAAGCTTTCAGAAACCGAACGAAAAGCATTAGTAAAAGAAATGCTCGCTTTGGTGAATCTAAAAGGTTATGAGCTTCGGAAAGTTACCCAGCTCTCCGGCGGACAGCAGCAGCGTGTCGCCATTGCAAGAGCACTGGTCAATCATCCTCGTGTTCTGCTCTTGGATGAGCCTTTGGGTGCTTTGGATCTAAAACTGCGTAAGGATATGCAGATTGAACTGAAACGCATTCAACAGCGTCTGAATATCACCTTTATCTATGTCACACACGATCAAGAAGAGGCACTTACCATGTCAGACCGAGTCATCGTCATGAAAGATGGAAATATCCTTCAAATTGGCTCACCGACTGATATTTATAATGAACCTGTCAATGCTTTTGTTGCCGATTTTATCGGGGAAAGCAATATTTTGGATGGAATCATGCATGAAGATTATCTTGTCGAGTTTGCAGGAAAAAAATTAGAATGTGTTGATTTTGGATTTGATAAAAAAGAAGCAGTGGATGTTGTCATCCGCCCTGAGGATTGGAAAATTACAGCACCGCAGCAGGGTCAATTCAGTGCTGTTGTGGATTCCATTATCTTTAAAGGCGTACATTGGGAAATCATTGCAAAGCACGCTGATTTATCCTTTATGATTCATACGACTCAAAAATACGAAGTCGGAACAAGTATTGGCATGTCTATCATTCCGGAGGATATACACATCATGCATAAAATGCCTCCCGAAGAAGATTCAAAACAGGAGGAGGAACAATGA
- the pflA gene encoding pyruvate formate-lyase-activating protein, with amino-acid sequence MLGRIHSFQSMGAVDGPGIRYVIFMQGCPLRCAYCHNPDTWEQEAGDVYEPEDVVKKILRYRPYFQKNGGVTITGGEPLLQAGFISEVFQRLKEEGIHTALDTSGMGCSDREKINNVLAYTDLVLCDVKFLSEADYQKHCRGSFQTVCSFLELLKEQQKPVWIRHVVVPGLTDAKEHIKKLGMFLNAFPNVEKIELLPFRKLCLEKYEALGIPFSLEDTPEMKAEEVRSLYRHLECRKDTK; translated from the coding sequence ATGCTGGGCAGAATACATTCCTTTCAATCCATGGGAGCCGTGGATGGACCGGGGATTCGGTATGTTATATTCATGCAGGGCTGTCCTCTTCGCTGTGCTTATTGCCATAATCCCGATACGTGGGAACAAGAGGCGGGTGACGTGTACGAACCGGAAGATGTGGTAAAAAAAATTCTGCGGTACCGCCCTTATTTTCAAAAGAATGGAGGCGTTACCATTACAGGAGGAGAACCACTTTTGCAGGCAGGTTTTATTTCGGAAGTGTTTCAGAGACTGAAAGAAGAAGGTATACACACAGCTTTGGATACCTCCGGAATGGGTTGCAGCGACAGAGAAAAAATAAACAACGTACTTGCTTATACAGATTTGGTATTGTGCGATGTGAAATTTCTTTCCGAGGCAGACTATCAAAAGCATTGCAGAGGAAGCTTTCAAACCGTTTGTTCTTTTTTAGAATTATTGAAAGAACAGCAAAAACCAGTTTGGATCAGGCATGTTGTAGTACCGGGACTAACCGATGCAAAAGAGCATATAAAAAAACTAGGTATGTTTTTAAACGCTTTTCCCAATGTGGAAAAGATAGAACTTTTGCCGTTTCGCAAGCTTTGCTTAGAAAAATATGAAGCGCTGGGTATTCCGTTTTCCTTAGAAGATACACCGGAAATGAAAGCGGAAGAAGTTAGAAGCTTATACCGGCATTTGGAATGCAGAAAAGATACAAAGTAA
- a CDS encoding NusG domain II-containing protein — MIKKADILLGIALTLLCLCLSFFIAQSDVSPKYVKVTVGSELYGTYDLSQNQDITIKKNGHINVIRILDEQVQMIESDCKNQVCVNQGRIGRTNQSILCLPNHVMVTIEGEASNDFDSISY; from the coding sequence ATGATAAAAAAAGCCGATATTTTATTGGGAATCGCACTCACGCTACTATGTCTTTGCTTATCCTTTTTCATTGCTCAAAGTGATGTTTCCCCAAAATATGTCAAAGTGACGGTAGGCTCCGAACTCTATGGTACCTATGATCTGTCACAAAATCAAGACATAACGATTAAAAAAAACGGGCATATCAATGTGATTCGTATATTAGACGAGCAAGTCCAAATGATCGAATCGGACTGCAAAAACCAGGTATGTGTGAATCAAGGGCGTATCGGACGCACAAACCAAAGCATTCTATGTCTTCCCAATCACGTAATGGTGACAATTGAAGGTGAAGCCAGCAATGATTTTGACTCCATTTCCTACTAG
- a CDS encoding FAD:protein FMN transferase — translation MKKLQRRLLGCIFILIFIVTQTSCAGKVPLSQTDFLLNTVCKITLYEGGDEQLLKDAFALCREYENRLSRTISQSDIGKINAAEGASVAVDKTTAEVILKGMEYGQISRGLFDITVGELAELWNFSGDNPSVPDEKQIEAALPHIGYARIHVTQNGEQNEVALEDPQAKLDLGGIAKGYIADKAAVFLKENGVSKAIINLGGNVVCIGEKSEGVPFQIGIEKPFGEESQGEKEILGTVGMKDKSIVTSGTYERNFIEKGVLYYHILDPQTGYPMKTDLDGISIIGPRSVDCDGLSTTCLMLGFEEAKTLIDSMPEYEAIFVKKDGTVVSTEGVALMKE, via the coding sequence ATGAAGAAATTGCAACGCAGGCTCTTAGGATGTATTTTTATCTTGATTTTTATTGTAACACAAACCTCCTGTGCAGGGAAAGTACCTCTTTCGCAGACTGATTTTTTACTGAACACGGTATGTAAAATTACATTATATGAAGGTGGGGATGAACAGCTTTTAAAAGATGCATTTGCACTTTGCAGAGAATACGAAAATCGCTTGAGCCGTACAATATCCCAAAGCGATATTGGAAAAATCAATGCAGCTGAAGGTGCTTCGGTCGCAGTGGATAAGACGACTGCGGAAGTGATACTAAAAGGAATGGAGTACGGTCAGATTTCAAGAGGATTATTTGATATTACAGTGGGTGAACTGGCAGAGCTTTGGAATTTCAGTGGAGACAATCCTTCGGTGCCCGATGAAAAGCAGATTGAAGCGGCACTTCCTCACATCGGATATGCACGCATTCATGTAACACAGAACGGAGAACAGAATGAAGTGGCTTTGGAAGATCCGCAGGCAAAATTAGATTTAGGAGGAATTGCAAAAGGATACATCGCAGATAAGGCTGCTGTATTTCTCAAAGAGAATGGTGTTTCAAAAGCGATTATTAATTTAGGCGGAAATGTTGTCTGCATCGGAGAAAAGAGCGAGGGAGTTCCCTTTCAAATAGGAATTGAAAAACCTTTTGGCGAGGAAAGCCAGGGAGAAAAAGAAATTCTGGGAACGGTTGGGATGAAAGATAAATCTATAGTAACGTCTGGAACGTATGAGCGTAATTTCATTGAAAAGGGTGTTTTGTATTATCATATTTTAGATCCGCAGACTGGGTATCCGATGAAAACGGATTTAGATGGGATCAGCATCATCGGTCCTCGATCCGTGGATTGTGACGGCCTCTCAACCACCTGCCTAATGCTTGGTTTTGAAGAAGCAAAGACACTGATAGATTCTATGCCCGAGTATGAAGCGATTTTTGTGAAAAAGGACGGAACGGTCGTCAGCACAGAAGGCGTCGCTCTAATGAAAGAATAG
- a CDS encoding helix-turn-helix transcriptional regulator produces the protein MDNLQIQIGIKIREFRNALGYSIEELSHKAGLNPSHLGKIERGERNFTIGSLEKILNALYLTPAEFFSENKAPCPSENYLITKTLSYLQCMTVEEQEHIYKTAVFLSERQPHKLKE, from the coding sequence ATGGATAATTTACAAATACAAATTGGCATTAAAATACGTGAATTTCGTAACGCTTTAGGTTACAGCATCGAAGAATTATCACATAAAGCTGGATTAAACCCTTCCCATTTAGGGAAGATCGAACGAGGCGAACGCAATTTCACAATTGGCAGCTTAGAGAAAATCTTAAATGCCTTGTACCTAACTCCTGCCGAATTCTTTTCTGAAAATAAAGCACCTTGCCCCTCTGAAAATTATTTGATTACAAAAACGTTGTCATATTTGCAATGCATGACGGTAGAAGAGCAGGAACACATCTATAAAACTGCGGTTTTTCTATCGGAACGCCAGCCGCATAAACTCAAAGAATAA